The Magnetospirillum sp. 15-1 genome has a window encoding:
- a CDS encoding WbuC family cupin fold metalloprotein, translated as MRVIESRDLTALSAQAAQLPRRRLNINLHADSADSVQRMVIAFEPEAYIRPHRHSLQFETFVLLRGRGSLLSFAGDGIVDQRIELAEDGARVVEIPAGIWHSLVSQAPGTLVVEVKPGPYRPTAESDFAAWAPPEGHADAGACRDWMRSCSVGDRFGSQK; from the coding sequence ATGAGGGTGATCGAGTCCCGGGACCTGACGGCGCTGAGCGCCCAGGCCGCCCAATTGCCCCGGCGGCGGCTCAACATCAACCTGCACGCCGATTCCGCCGATTCCGTCCAGCGCATGGTGATCGCCTTCGAGCCGGAGGCCTATATCCGCCCCCATCGCCATTCGCTGCAGTTCGAGACCTTCGTCCTGCTGCGTGGCCGGGGCAGCCTGCTGTCCTTCGCCGGCGACGGAATCGTGGATCAGCGGATCGAACTGGCCGAGGATGGGGCGCGGGTGGTGGAGATTCCGGCCGGCATCTGGCATTCCCTGGTGTCGCAGGCCCCGGGGACCCTGGTGGTGGAGGTCAAGCCCGGCCCCTACCGGCCCACCGCCGAATCCGATTTCGCCGCCTGGGCGCCACCCGAGGGGCACGCGGATGCCGGAGCCTGCCGCGACTGGATGAGATCGTGCTCCGTCGGCGATCGGTTCGGCTCCCAAAAGTAG
- a CDS encoding DUF992 domain-containing protein produces MKKWIASTVVALAALFAFGNEARAEGGVVLGVLTCSKTGTGTTYVVHSSTPVACEYNGVGGPQKYTGTSGILFGIDLEIEQMAGMGYLVIGGTATDKDSLAGYYVGAKASLTLGLGLAAQAGLAGVGNDIVLVPVGLGGQIGIGATAGIAYANLKGSK; encoded by the coding sequence ATGAAGAAGTGGATTGCTTCGACTGTCGTCGCTTTGGCGGCTCTGTTCGCGTTCGGCAACGAAGCCCGCGCCGAGGGTGGGGTGGTGCTGGGTGTGCTGACCTGCAGCAAGACGGGGACCGGAACCACCTATGTGGTCCATTCCAGCACTCCGGTCGCCTGCGAGTATAACGGCGTCGGCGGGCCGCAGAAGTATACCGGCACCAGCGGCATCCTGTTCGGCATCGATCTCGAGATCGAGCAGATGGCCGGCATGGGCTATCTGGTGATCGGCGGCACCGCGACCGACAAGGACAGCCTCGCCGGCTATTACGTCGGCGCCAAGGCGTCGTTGACTCTCGGCCTGGGCCTTGCCGCGCAGGCCGGTCTGGCCGGTGTCGGCAACGATATCGTCCTGGTTCCGGTCGGCCTGGGCGGCCAGATCGGCATCGGCGCCACCGCCGGTATCGCCTACGCGAACCTGAAGGGCAGCAAGTAA
- a CDS encoding Mur ligase family protein, with protein sequence MEHDTPYFFCGIGGSGMLPLALIVHARGHRVAGSDRSLDQGRLAPKFEYLRSLGIGLFPQDGSGITDPAQVLVTSAAVEDTVPDVVAARALGAPMLTRPQLLARLFNGARLSIGVAGTSGKSTTTGMLGWILERCGHRPTVMNGAVMKNFVRPDSPFSSALVGDGPAFVAEVDESDGSIANYTPHVALVNNIALDHKSMDELRRLFAAFTAKARMAVLNLDNGETAALAATLPADRLTTYSLSDARADLLAGDIAPAPDGIGFAVREKGGGAVAVRLRVPGRHNVANALAALAAARAAGLSLDDAAAALGEFFGVRRRLETVGTRGGVTVIDDFAHNPDKIAATLATLHDWPGRLLVMFQPHGFGPLRLMKDEFVACFAEKLGADDVLIMPDPAYFGGTVDRSVTSAHLAEAIAARGRHALALGERSACGDALVDMARPGDRIVVMGARDDTLSLFAEEILARLRG encoded by the coding sequence ATGGAGCACGACACCCCCTATTTCTTCTGCGGCATCGGCGGCAGCGGCATGCTGCCTTTGGCGCTGATCGTCCACGCCCGAGGCCACCGCGTGGCCGGGTCCGACCGGTCGCTGGACCAGGGGCGCCTGGCCCCCAAGTTCGAATATCTGCGCTCGCTGGGTATCGGCCTGTTCCCCCAGGACGGCAGCGGCATCACCGATCCGGCCCAGGTGCTGGTGACCTCGGCGGCGGTGGAGGACACCGTTCCCGACGTGGTGGCGGCCCGTGCCCTGGGTGCCCCCATGCTCACCCGGCCGCAATTGCTGGCCCGCTTGTTCAACGGCGCCCGGCTGTCCATCGGCGTCGCCGGCACCAGCGGCAAGTCCACCACCACCGGCATGCTGGGCTGGATTCTGGAGCGTTGCGGCCACCGCCCCACGGTGATGAACGGCGCGGTGATGAAGAACTTCGTCCGCCCCGATTCGCCGTTCTCCAGCGCCCTGGTGGGCGATGGTCCGGCCTTCGTCGCCGAGGTGGACGAAAGCGACGGCTCCATCGCCAATTACACCCCCCATGTGGCGCTGGTGAACAACATCGCGCTCGATCACAAATCCATGGATGAACTGCGCCGGCTGTTCGCCGCGTTCACCGCCAAGGCACGGATGGCGGTGCTCAACCTGGACAACGGCGAGACGGCGGCCCTGGCCGCCACCCTGCCCGCCGACCGTCTGACGACCTACAGCCTGAGCGACGCCCGCGCCGATCTGCTGGCCGGAGACATCGCCCCCGCCCCCGACGGCATCGGCTTTGCGGTGCGGGAGAAGGGCGGCGGAGCCGTGGCGGTCAGGCTGCGGGTGCCCGGCCGCCACAACGTCGCCAACGCCCTGGCCGCCCTGGCCGCCGCCCGCGCCGCCGGACTGAGCCTGGACGACGCCGCCGCCGCGCTGGGCGAGTTTTTCGGCGTGCGCCGCCGCCTGGAAACCGTGGGTACCAGGGGCGGTGTGACGGTGATCGACGACTTCGCCCACAATCCCGACAAGATCGCCGCCACGCTCGCCACCCTGCACGACTGGCCGGGCCGCCTGCTGGTGATGTTCCAGCCCCACGGCTTCGGGCCGCTGCGCCTGATGAAGGATGAGTTCGTCGCCTGCTTCGCCGAGAAGCTGGGAGCCGATGACGTGCTGATCATGCCCGATCCGGCCTATTTCGGCGGCACGGTGGACCGCTCGGTGACCAGCGCCCATCTCGCCGAAGCCATCGCCGCGCGGGGCCGCCACGCCCTGGCCCTGGGCGAACGCTCCGCCTGCGGCGACGCCCTGGTGGACATGGCCCGGCCCGGCGACCGCATCGTGGTGATGGGCGCCAGGGACGACACCCTGTCCCTCTTCGCCGAAGAAATCCTGGCCCGCCTTAGAGGCTGA
- a CDS encoding LD-carboxypeptidase, with protein sequence MAEGRTRIGIVAPGSAIERDVAERVMALAARLYPDGRVELVFHPQCFETWGHFAGSDEVRLAALAQFANDDSLDAIWFARGGYGACRLIEGLLPLLGEGARHKTYMGYSDAGSLLGTLYGRGFTRLAHGPMPVDIIRAGGEAAVARALAFLVERRPEALEPSLSLEVPSAAFNLTILCHLLGTPWLPDLAGHVLMVEEVSEYMYRIDRDLFQLTGNPALRRVAGLKLGRCSDIPPNRPDFGQGEEEVARSWCRRTGIAYLGRADIGHDVGNKVVPFGLWRV encoded by the coding sequence ATGGCTGAGGGCAGGACCAGGATCGGCATCGTCGCGCCGGGCTCGGCCATCGAGCGCGATGTGGCCGAGCGGGTCATGGCCCTGGCCGCCCGCCTGTATCCCGATGGCCGGGTCGAACTGGTCTTTCACCCCCAATGCTTCGAGACCTGGGGCCATTTCGCCGGAAGCGACGAGGTTCGTCTCGCCGCCCTGGCCCAATTCGCCAATGACGACAGCCTGGACGCCATCTGGTTCGCGCGCGGCGGCTATGGCGCCTGCCGGCTGATCGAGGGATTGCTGCCGCTGCTGGGCGAGGGCGCCCGGCACAAGACCTATATGGGCTATTCCGATGCCGGTTCGCTGCTCGGCACCTTGTACGGGCGGGGCTTCACCCGCCTCGCCCATGGCCCCATGCCGGTGGACATCATCCGGGCGGGCGGCGAGGCGGCGGTGGCCCGCGCCCTTGCCTTCCTGGTGGAGCGCCGGCCCGAGGCGCTGGAGCCGTCCCTGTCCCTTGAGGTGCCGTCGGCCGCCTTCAACCTCACCATCCTCTGCCATCTGCTGGGCACGCCCTGGCTGCCCGATCTGGCGGGGCACGTGCTGATGGTCGAGGAGGTGTCAGAATACATGTACCGCATCGACCGCGACCTGTTCCAGCTGACCGGCAACCCGGCGCTGCGCCGGGTGGCGGGGTTGAAGCTGGGGCGCTGCTCCGACATTCCGCCCAACCGCCCCGATTTCGGGCAGGGCGAGGAGGAGGTGGCGCGCTCCTGGTGCCGGCGGACCGGCATCGCCTATCTGGGCCGCGCCGATATCGGCCACGACGTCGGCAACAAGGTGGTGCCGTTCGGCCTTTGGCGGGTCTGA
- a CDS encoding helix-turn-helix transcriptional regulator: MVEQAEFAVLARRLGDRVKRFRARRGMSRKDLSCHAGISERYLAQLEGGQANVSVNILWLLAQAMDTPITEMIEPEAEASHPDLPLAKKFLDQLTPEQQSEAYVLLRQNFKRGLKLKRRVALIGLRGAGKTTLGKAVAERFGAPFLRITSVIEQIAGMDMTEILLSMGQKGYRKLEYTALENTVENQPSMVLEAGGSLVSEPRTFELLLQSCFTVWVQATPEEHMRRVMGQGDLRPIAGQQMAAMEDLRTILDARRHLYGRADAVLNTSGRAIEDSIEELSRLCAPHLGL, from the coding sequence ATGGTCGAACAGGCGGAATTCGCCGTTCTCGCCAGACGGCTGGGCGATCGGGTCAAACGCTTTCGCGCCCGGCGCGGCATGTCGCGCAAGGACCTGTCGTGCCACGCCGGCATTTCCGAGCGTTACCTCGCCCAGCTCGAGGGCGGGCAGGCCAATGTCAGCGTCAACATCCTGTGGCTGCTGGCCCAGGCCATGGACACCCCCATCACCGAGATGATCGAGCCGGAAGCCGAGGCCAGCCACCCGGATTTGCCCCTGGCCAAGAAATTTCTCGACCAGTTGACTCCGGAGCAGCAATCCGAGGCCTATGTCCTGCTGCGCCAGAACTTCAAACGCGGCCTGAAGCTCAAGCGCCGGGTGGCGCTGATCGGCCTCAGGGGCGCCGGCAAGACCACGCTGGGCAAGGCGGTGGCCGAACGCTTCGGCGCTCCCTTTCTGCGCATCACCTCGGTGATCGAGCAGATCGCCGGCATGGACATGACCGAGATTCTGCTGTCCATGGGCCAGAAAGGCTATCGCAAGCTGGAATACACCGCTTTGGAAAACACGGTGGAGAACCAGCCGTCCATGGTGCTGGAGGCGGGTGGTTCCCTGGTCTCGGAGCCCCGCACCTTCGAGTTGCTGCTGCAGTCCTGCTTCACCGTCTGGGTCCAGGCGACGCCGGAGGAGCACATGCGGCGCGTCATGGGCCAGGGCGATCTGCGCCCCATCGCCGGCCAGCAGATGGCCGCCATGGAGGATTTGCGCACCATCCTGGATGCGCGGCGCCACCTCTATGGACGGGCCGACGCGGTGCTCAACACCTCGGGCCGGGCCATCGAGGACAGCATCGAGGAACTCTCCCGCCTGTGCGCCCCGCATCTGGGGCTGTGA
- a CDS encoding NADH-ubiquinone oxidoreductase-F iron-sulfur binding region domain-containing protein: MSAAPRTHRRLGPAAASSASVAEVVALLPEDFRRRDLLIENLHALQDRFGGLFRRHLAALAEEMRLAPAEIQEVATFYAHFRLLGDGEAAPKAVVRRCTGPACAMRPLDLGSLPEGVVVEDAPCMGLCDHAPAVLAGKVPVRAADGAKVAETLVSAGCEIVPPGYDYPILARCLSGELPRDEVLAEIDAAGLRGMGGAGFPTSRKWRTVAAQAGPRLVVVNADEGEPGTFKDRWFLETNAARVLEGALIAAWAVEADEVYLYLRDEYADLHKMLAGMVKDLPGSVPVHLRRGAGAYVCGEESALIESLEGKRGLPRQRPPYVAEVGLFGRPTLVNNVETLYWVSRILAEGAELFASEGRNGHKGLRTYSVSGRVKAPGVKIAPNGITITELIDEFCGGMEDGHILAAYLPGGASGGFLPAHIRPPLAFGAIEEHGGFIGSAAVVVFSQADDLRAAALDLARFFAHESCGQCTPCRVGTAKSVDLLAKPAWDGELLGDLASVMRDASICGLGQAAPNVWQSLFRHFPEVVK, translated from the coding sequence ATGAGCGCCGCACCCCGTACTCACCGCCGTCTCGGTCCCGCCGCCGCCTCGTCCGCTTCCGTGGCCGAGGTTGTCGCGCTGCTGCCCGAGGATTTCCGCCGCCGCGACCTGCTGATCGAGAACCTGCACGCCTTGCAGGACCGGTTCGGCGGCCTGTTCCGCCGTCACCTCGCCGCCCTGGCCGAGGAGATGCGTCTGGCGCCGGCCGAAATCCAGGAGGTGGCCACCTTCTACGCTCATTTCCGCCTGCTGGGCGACGGCGAGGCGGCGCCCAAGGCCGTGGTGCGGCGCTGCACCGGCCCGGCCTGCGCCATGCGCCCGCTGGACCTGGGGTCCCTGCCCGAGGGCGTGGTGGTCGAGGATGCGCCCTGCATGGGCCTGTGCGACCACGCCCCCGCCGTGCTGGCCGGCAAGGTGCCGGTGCGTGCGGCCGATGGCGCCAAGGTGGCGGAGACCCTCGTCTCCGCCGGGTGCGAGATCGTGCCGCCGGGTTACGATTATCCCATTCTCGCCCGCTGCCTGTCGGGGGAACTGCCGCGCGACGAGGTGTTGGCCGAGATCGACGCAGCCGGCCTGCGCGGCATGGGGGGCGCCGGTTTCCCCACGTCGCGCAAGTGGCGCACCGTGGCGGCGCAAGCCGGGCCGCGTCTGGTGGTGGTCAACGCCGACGAGGGCGAGCCCGGCACCTTCAAGGACCGCTGGTTCCTGGAAACCAACGCGGCCCGCGTGCTGGAAGGCGCCCTGATCGCCGCCTGGGCGGTGGAGGCCGACGAGGTCTATCTCTATCTCCGCGACGAGTATGCGGACCTGCATAAGATGCTGGCCGGCATGGTCAAGGACCTGCCCGGTTCGGTTCCCGTCCATCTGCGCCGGGGAGCCGGAGCCTATGTGTGCGGCGAGGAATCGGCGCTGATCGAAAGCCTGGAGGGCAAGCGCGGCCTGCCACGCCAGCGCCCGCCCTATGTGGCCGAAGTCGGGCTGTTCGGCCGCCCCACCCTGGTCAACAACGTCGAGACCCTCTATTGGGTCAGCCGCATCCTGGCCGAGGGGGCGGAACTGTTCGCCTCCGAGGGACGCAACGGACACAAGGGTCTGCGCACCTATTCCGTCTCGGGTCGGGTCAAGGCGCCGGGCGTCAAGATCGCCCCCAACGGCATCACCATCACCGAGCTGATCGATGAATTCTGCGGCGGCATGGAGGACGGCCATATCCTGGCCGCCTATCTGCCGGGCGGCGCCTCCGGCGGCTTCCTGCCCGCCCATATCCGGCCGCCGCTGGCTTTCGGCGCTATCGAGGAGCATGGCGGCTTCATCGGCTCGGCGGCGGTGGTGGTCTTCTCCCAGGCCGACGACCTGCGGGCGGCGGCGCTGGACCTCGCCCGCTTCTTCGCGCACGAAAGCTGCGGCCAGTGCACGCCTTGCCGGGTGGGCACCGCCAAGTCGGTGGATCTGCTGGCCAAGCCCGCCTGGGATGGCGAATTGCTGGGCGATCTGGCGAGCGTGATGCGCGACGCCTCCATCTGCGGCCTGGGGCAGGCGGCGCCCAATGTGTGGCAAAGCCTGTTCAGGCACTTTCCCGAGGTGGTGAAATGA
- the fdhF gene encoding formate dehydrogenase subunit alpha: MIRFTLDGQEVEAADGETIWQVSKRQGRTLPHLCHTDRSGFEPEGNCRACVVEIKGERALAASCRRRPTSGMVVDTQGGRTDKARRLVFELLLADHASPDPDSAFLGWARAVGVERSRFAPGAAPSAPDRSHPAMAVRLDACIHCTLCLRACRAVQVNDVIGMSGRGADSRITFDFDDSMGASSCVGCGECVQACPTGALLPAAGPVEAERKVDSLCPYCGVGCQVTYHVRGDEIVAATGRDGAANHERLCVKGRFGFDYSRHPQRLTVPLIRKEGAPKELIDPADPFSHFRPASWDEALDFAAAGLKRQLPAALAGLGSAKGSNEEAYLFQKLVRTGFGSNNVDHCTRLCHASSVAALLEGIGSGAVTAPVAEIANAEVIILIGANPSANHPVAASFIKNAVKRGAQLVILDPRGQALTRFASHHLKFNNGTDVALLNAMLHVIVAEELYDKAFVASRTTGFPELALHLAAYSPEAMAPVCGIEAGTIRAVARLFARAGSAMILWGMGVSQHSHGTDNSRCLIALAMLCGQVGKKGSGLHPLRGQNNVQGASDAGLIPMMLPDYGRVGLEAARGRFESGWGMGLDPVPGLTVVEMMTAALAGTIRAMYIEGENPAMSDPDLAHARTALAGLEHLVVQDIFLTETAMLADVVLPASAFFEKTGTFTNTDRHVQMGRQVLDPPGEARSDLWIIMEMARRLGLGWSYDGPKAVFDEMGSLMGSLAGITWERLEAEGGITTPAGKAILFDDGFPTETGKARLVPAGGLAPAESPDADYPFLLSTGRVLEHWHTGSMTRRSQVLDTLQGVPAVNISPVDMARLGLAEGAMVRLESRRGDLQAVAAADSRLSPGALFMPFCFTEAAANLLTNPALDPVAKIPELKVSAVRLSPCPE, translated from the coding sequence ATGATCCGCTTCACCCTGGACGGACAAGAGGTCGAGGCCGCCGACGGCGAGACCATCTGGCAGGTCTCCAAGCGCCAGGGGCGGACGCTGCCCCATCTCTGCCACACCGATCGTTCCGGCTTCGAGCCCGAGGGCAACTGCCGGGCCTGCGTGGTGGAGATCAAGGGCGAGCGGGCCCTGGCCGCCTCGTGCCGGCGGCGTCCCACCTCCGGCATGGTGGTCGACACCCAGGGCGGACGGACCGACAAGGCGCGCCGGCTGGTGTTCGAATTGTTGCTGGCCGACCACGCCTCGCCCGATCCCGACTCGGCCTTCCTGGGCTGGGCCAGGGCGGTGGGAGTGGAACGGAGTCGTTTCGCCCCCGGCGCCGCGCCATCGGCACCCGACCGCTCCCACCCCGCCATGGCGGTGCGGCTCGACGCCTGCATCCACTGCACGCTGTGCCTCAGGGCCTGCCGCGCGGTGCAGGTCAACGACGTCATCGGCATGAGCGGGCGCGGAGCCGACAGCCGCATCACCTTCGACTTCGATGATTCCATGGGGGCCAGTTCCTGCGTCGGCTGCGGCGAATGCGTCCAGGCCTGTCCCACCGGCGCGCTGCTGCCCGCCGCCGGGCCGGTCGAGGCGGAGCGCAAGGTGGACAGCCTGTGTCCCTATTGCGGCGTCGGCTGTCAGGTCACCTATCACGTGCGGGGCGACGAGATCGTCGCGGCCACGGGGCGCGACGGAGCGGCCAATCACGAGCGGCTGTGCGTCAAGGGCCGTTTCGGCTTCGACTATTCCCGCCATCCCCAGCGCCTGACGGTGCCGCTGATCCGCAAGGAGGGGGCGCCCAAGGAACTGATCGACCCGGCCGATCCCTTCAGCCATTTCCGTCCCGCCTCCTGGGACGAGGCGCTGGATTTCGCCGCCGCCGGGTTGAAGCGCCAGCTTCCCGCCGCGCTGGCCGGTCTGGGCTCGGCCAAGGGCTCCAACGAGGAGGCCTATCTGTTCCAGAAGCTGGTGCGCACCGGCTTCGGGTCCAACAACGTGGATCACTGCACGCGGCTGTGCCACGCCTCCTCGGTGGCGGCTCTGCTGGAAGGCATCGGCTCGGGCGCCGTCACCGCGCCGGTGGCCGAGATCGCCAACGCCGAGGTGATCATCCTGATCGGCGCCAATCCGTCGGCCAATCATCCGGTGGCGGCCAGCTTCATCAAGAACGCGGTGAAGCGGGGCGCCCAACTGGTGATCCTCGATCCCAGGGGGCAGGCGCTGACCCGCTTCGCCAGCCATCATCTCAAGTTCAACAACGGCACCGACGTGGCGCTGCTGAACGCCATGCTGCACGTCATCGTCGCCGAGGAGCTTTACGACAAGGCCTTCGTGGCGTCGCGCACCACCGGCTTTCCAGAGCTGGCCCTGCACCTCGCGGCCTATTCCCCCGAAGCCATGGCCCCGGTCTGCGGCATCGAGGCGGGCACCATCCGGGCGGTGGCGCGTCTGTTCGCCCGCGCCGGCTCGGCCATGATCCTGTGGGGCATGGGGGTGTCGCAGCACAGCCACGGCACCGACAATTCCCGCTGCCTGATCGCCCTGGCCATGTTGTGCGGCCAGGTGGGAAAGAAGGGCAGCGGCCTGCATCCGCTGCGCGGACAGAACAACGTTCAGGGCGCTTCCGATGCCGGGCTGATCCCCATGATGCTGCCCGATTACGGCCGTGTCGGGCTGGAGGCGGCGCGGGGACGTTTCGAATCCGGCTGGGGCATGGGGCTTGACCCCGTTCCCGGCCTCACCGTGGTGGAGATGATGACCGCCGCCCTGGCCGGCACCATCCGCGCCATGTACATCGAGGGCGAGAACCCCGCCATGTCCGACCCCGATCTCGCCCATGCCCGCACGGCGCTGGCCGGGCTGGAGCATCTGGTGGTCCAGGACATCTTCCTGACCGAGACCGCCATGCTGGCCGACGTGGTGCTGCCGGCCTCCGCCTTCTTCGAAAAGACCGGCACCTTCACCAACACCGACCGCCACGTGCAGATGGGCCGGCAGGTGCTTGACCCGCCGGGCGAGGCGCGCTCCGATCTGTGGATCATCATGGAGATGGCGCGGCGCCTGGGCCTGGGGTGGAGCTATGACGGTCCCAAGGCGGTGTTCGACGAGATGGGCTCGCTGATGGGCTCGCTGGCCGGCATCACCTGGGAGCGCCTGGAGGCCGAGGGCGGCATCACCACTCCGGCGGGCAAGGCCATCCTGTTCGATGACGGCTTTCCCACCGAGACCGGTAAGGCGCGGCTGGTGCCGGCCGGCGGCCTTGCCCCGGCGGAAAGCCCCGATGCCGACTATCCTTTCCTGCTGTCCACCGGCCGGGTGCTCGAGCACTGGCATACCGGCTCCATGACAAGGCGGTCCCAGGTGCTCGATACCCTGCAGGGTGTGCCGGCGGTCAATATCAGCCCGGTCGACATGGCTCGCCTGGGGCTGGCCG